One genomic window of Quercus robur chromosome 6, dhQueRobu3.1, whole genome shotgun sequence includes the following:
- the LOC126732785 gene encoding DNA polymerase alpha catalytic subunit, with amino-acid sequence MADEQSAASARRRARGPEATARHEALERLKALRQGGSRRSESGAGVEFQIKLEKPIYDTVEEDEYDALVAKRREEARAFIVDDDGLGYGDEGEEEDWSKSSLPLSSGESDGEPERPRRKKTEKREPQPKKPSASSASLSAAAAMMGKQRLSSMFTSSVFKKGKDEKAKGFSGCDSIVDDVIAEFAPDENDRERRRRSQPQPQLQLHSGSVSVSKSFAPVSGVKSENLYVGGADFVDRSELASGVVANGDSVLNLERNREEDEKVGLIEESEGGGGLKCEDPIVELDKFSSKEGLIEEKMENGVEMNAETVVKKEENKGYALNAKIKKEENNPALSATAGWQAVRSGGNGSIDGGVAKEVSNGSSCEEKTDFDLDSDGSMPFYILDAHEEFYGANMGVVYLFGKVKAGSTYHSCCVVVKNMQRCVYAIPNGSLFHSEEMIKLEKDLAESRVSPTVFHTRLQHLASGLKSEIAKKLLDINVSAFSMAPVKRKYAFERSDIPMGENYVLKINYPFKDPPLPVDLKGESFSALLGTHCSALELFLIKRKIKGPSWLSVSKFSSCPTPQRVSWCKFEVTVDSPKDIQMSSSSKEIPPVVVTAINLKTIINEKQNINEIVSASVVCCHKAKIDTPMLASEWKRPGMLSHFTVVRKLDGDIFPMGFAKEATDRNSKAGSNVISSESSERALLNRLMIELYKLDSDVLVGHNISGFDLDVLLHRAQTCRVPSSMWSKIGRLKRSVMPRLVKRSNMFGSGASPGIMSCIAGRLLCDTYLCSRDLLKEVSYSLTQLAKTQLNKDRKEITPHDIPRMLQTSESLMELIEYGETDAWLSMELMFHLSVLPLTRQLTSISGNLWGKTLQGARAQRVEYLLLHAFHAKKYIVPDKMSYPMKETKLTKRRINHGVEDGNFDELEVDDANIDNDVPHSDHGKGKKGPAYAGGLVLEPKKGLYDKYILLLDFNSLYPSIIQEYNICFTTVERSLDGLVPRLPSSKTTGVLPELLKYLVGRRKRVKQLMRTESGLKVQQLDILQQALKLTANSMYGCLGFSNSRFYAKPLAELITLQGREILQSTVDLVQNNLNLEVIYGDTDSIMIYSGLDDIPKAKAIAEKVIQEVNKKYRCLEIDLDGLYKRMLLLKKKKYAAVKVQQLKDGSPYEVIERKGLDMVRRDWSLLSKELGDFCLSQILSGGSCEDVVESIHNSLMKVQEDMRNGQVSLEKYIITKTLTKPPEAYPDAKNQPHVQVAQRLKQSGYTAGCSVGDTVPYIICCEQGTGSGSSTGIAQRARHPDELKREDGKWMIDIDYYLSQQIHPVVSRLCASIQGTSPERLADCLGLDSSKFQNKSSEAVNNDPSSSLLFAVDDEERYRGCEPLILSCPSCSGTFDCPAVFSSICMSISDKPAKPQVEDPPCNFWQRLRCPKCPEEGTVGRISPPLIANQVKRQAEGFVSKYYKGVMTCDDETCKYTTRSLNLQLVGDSEKGTVCPNYPRCNGRLIRKYTEADLYKQLAYFCHLLDTVRCIEKMEGSTRLPLERELAKIRPMVQLAASTVQGIRDRCAYGWVQLQDFIITV; translated from the exons ATGGCGGACGAGCAATCCGCAGCTTCCGCCCGGCGTCGGGCCCGAGGCCCAGAGGCGACGGCGCGCCACGAGGCTCTAGAGCGTCTGAAAGCCCTTCGTCAGGGCGGATCCCGCCGATCAGAGTCCGGCGCCGGCGTAGAGTTCCAGATCAAGCTGGAGAAACCGATTTACGACACCGTCGAAGAGGACGAGTACGATGCACTCGTGGCCAAGCGGCGAGAGGAGGCTAGGGCTTTTATTGTCGACGACGACGGCCTCGGCTATGGCGACGAGGGCGAGGAAGAGGACTGGTCTAAGTCCAGCCTCCCTTTATCGTCCGGTGAGTCGGACGGCGAACCGGAGAGGCCGAGGCGGAAGAAGACAGAGAAGAGGGAGCCACAGCCGAAGAAACCCTCCGcttcttctgcttctttatCGGCCGCCGCAGCTATGATGGGGAAACAGAGGCTCTCGTCGATGTTCACATCGTCAGTGTTCAAAAAGGGCAAGGATGAGAAGGCGAAAGGGTTTTCGGGTTGTGATAGTATTGTTGATGATGTGATTGCAGAGTTTGCACCGGATGAGAACGATAGAGAGAGGCGTAGAAGGTCGCAACCGCAACCGCAATTGCAATTGCATTCGGGTTCGGTTTCGGTTTCCAAGAGTTTTGCTCCGGTTAGTGGTGTTAAGAGCGAGAATTTATATGTTGGAGGAGCTGATTTTGTAGATAGGAGTGAATTGGCAAGTGGGGTTGTTGCCAATGGTGATTCTGTGTTGAATTTGGAGCGAAATCGTGAGGAGGATGAGAAGGTGGGTTTGATTGAGGAATCTGAAGGTGGGGGAGGATTGAAATGTGAGGACCCAATTGTGGAATTGGATAAATTTTCAAGTAAAGAAGGTTTAATTGAGGAGAAGATGGAGAATGGTGTTGAAATGAATGCGGAAACGGtggtgaagaaggaagaaaataagGGCTATGCTTTGAAtgcaaagattaaaaaagaagagaacaatCCGGCCTTGAGCGCAACTGCAGGATGGCAGGCAGTGAGGAGTGGAGGAAATGGGAGCATTGATGGTGGTGTTGCAAAGGAGGTCAGTAATGGTTCAAGCTGTGAAGAGAAGACGGATTTCGATCTGGACTCAGATGGTTCAATGCCTTTCTACATTCTTGATGCGCACGAGGAGTTTTATGGTGCTAATATGGGCGTCGTATATCTGTTTGGGAAG GTCAAAGCAGGAAGTACATACCATAGTTGCTGTGTTGTTGTTAAGAACATGCAAAGATGTGTCTATGCAATTCCAAATGGCTCTTTGTTTCACAGTGAAGAGATGATAAAGCTTGAGAAAGATTTGGCAGAATCTCGGGTTTCTCCCACAGTTTTCCATACAAGGCTGCAa CATTTGGCTTCAGGATTAAAGAGTGAAATTGCAAAGAAGTTGTTAGATATCAATGTCTCAGCTTTTAGCATGGCACCGGTTAAG AGGAAATATGCATTTGAGCGATCTGACATACCTATGGGGGAGAATTATGTACTTAAGATCAATTATCCATTCAAG GACCCGCCACTTCCAGTGGATTTAAAAGGGGAATCTTTCTCTGCTCTGCTAGGAACTCATTGCAG TGCTTTGGAgctttttcttattaaaaggaAGATTAAGGGGCCTTCCTGGTTAtcagtttcaaaattttccagtTGTCCAACTCCTCAACGG GTGAGCTGGTGCAAATTTGAGGTGACTGTTGACTCTCCAAAAGACATACAGATGTCATCTTCATCAAAGGAGATTCCTCCAGTGGTTGTTACAGCAATAAATTTGAAAACTATTATCAATGAAAAGCAGAACATAAATGAAATTGTCTCCGCATCTGTTGTTTGCTGTCACAAGGCCAAG ATTGACACTCCAATGTTGGCCTCAGAATGGAAGAGACCTGGTATGCTTAGCCATTTTACTGTTGTCCGCAAGCTTGATGGGGACATATTTCCAATGGGATTTGCTAAAGAGGCTACTGATAGAAACTCCAAGGCTGGATCAAATGTTATAAGCTCTGAAAGCAG TGAAAGGGCTTTGTTAAATAGGCTGATGATTGAATTATACAAGTTGGATAGTGATGTTCTGGTTGGACATAATATATCGGGGTTTGATCTGGATGTACTTCTCCACAGAGCTCAG ACTTGCAGAGTACCTAGCAGTATGTGGTCCAAAATAGGTCGCCTCAAGCGTTCTGTGATGCCTAGGCTTGTAAAAAGAAGCAACATGTTTGGGTCTGGGGCAAGTCCAGGAATCATGTCTTGCATTGCTGGTCGGCTCTTATGTGATACATATTTGTGTTCCCGTGACCTATTAAAAGAG GTCAGTTATTCTTTGACACAACTTGCAAAGACTCAGCTGAACAAAGATCGGAAGGAGATCACTCCACATGATATTCCTAGAATGCTTCAAACTTCAGAATCTCTCATGGAACTC ATTGAATACGGTGAGACAGATGCTTGGCTGTCTATGGAACTCATGTTTCACTTGAGTGTTCTGCCCCTCACACGTCAGCTGACTAGTATCAGTGGTAATCTCTGGGGAAAAACTCTTCAG GGTGCTAGAGCACAGAGAGTAGAATATCTTTTATTGCATGCATTTCATGCAAAGAAATATATTGTCCCGGACAAGATGTCATATCCTATGAAGGagacaaaattaacaaaacgAAGAATTAACCATGGTGTTGAGGATGGAAATTTTGATGAATTGGAAGTGGATGATGCAAATATTGATAATGATGTCCCCCATAGTGATCATGGAAAAGGCAAAAAAGGTCCAGCCTATGCAGGTGGCTTGGTCTTGGAGCCAAAGAAGGGTTTATATGACAAGTATATATTACTTCTGGATTTCAATAGTCTTTACCCTTCTATCATTCAG GAATACAATATCTGCTTCACAACAGTTGAGAGATCTTTGGATGGATTAGTTCCCCGCTTACCATCTAGTAAAACGACAGGAGTGCTACCTGAG TTGCTGAAATATCTGGTAGGAAGGAGGAAAAGGGTGAAGCAATTGATGAGAACTGAATCTGGTCTCAAAGTCCAGCAACTAGACATTCTGCAACAAGCATTAAAGCTCACTGCAAAcag TATGTATGGGTGCCTGGGGTTTTCCAATTCACGATTTTATGCGAAGCCACTGGCGGAGCTTATAACACTACAA GGAAGGGAGATTCTGCAGAGTACAGTTGATCTTGTTCAGAATAATTTGAACTTGGAG GTAATATATGGTGATACAGATTCCATTATGATTTACAGTGGGCTTGATGATATtccaaaagcaaaagcaattgCAGAGAAAGTCATCCAAGAG gTTAACAAGAAGTATAGGTGTTTAGAAATTGATCTTGATGGTTTGTACAAGAGAATGCttcttctcaagaaaaagaaatatgcaGCTGTCAAAGTGCAGCAGCTTAAGGATGGGTCTCCATACGAG GTTATTGAACGCAAGGGTCTTGATATGGTTCGTCGTGACTGGAGCTTACTATCAAAGGAATTGGGGGATTTTTGCCTAAGTCAAATTTTGTCGGGAGG GTCATGTGAGGATGTTGTTGAATCAATACATAACTCTCTAATGAAG GTACAAGAAGATATGAGAAATGGACAAGTGTCACTTGAGAAATACATCATCACAAAGACATTGACTAAACCCCCTGAAGCCTACCCAGATGCCAAAAACCAACCACATGTTCAA GTGGCACAACGGTTGAAGCAAAGTGGTTACACTGCAGGCTGCAGTGTTGGTGATACAGTCCCTTATATAATATGCTGTGAGCAG GGGACTGGTTCAGGTAGTTCAACAGGGATTGCTCAGCGTGCTAGACATCCTGATGAACTGAAAAGAGAAGATGGGAAATGGATGATTGACATTGATTACTACTTATCACAGcag ATTCATCCTGTGGTATCACGGCTTTGTGCTTCAATTCAAGGTACAAGCCCAGAACGCTTGGCTGACTGCTTAGGGCTGGACTCATCTAAG tttcaaaacaaatcaagtGAAGCTGTCAACAATGATCCTTCCAGCTCACTCTTATTCGCCGTAGATGATGAGGAGAG ATATCGGGGTTGTGAGCCTTTGATCTTGTCATGTCCCAGTTGCTCTGGTACTTTTGACTGTCCAGCTGTCTTCAGTTCCATTTGTATGTCAATCAGTGATAAGCCAGCAAAGCCACAAGTAGAGGACCCCCCCTGCAATTTTTGGCAAAGGTTGCGCTGTCCCAAATGCCCAGAAGAAGGCACAGTGGGTAGAATATCTCCTCCACTGATTGCCAACCAG GTCAAAAGGCAAGCAGAGGGGTTTGTGTCAAAGTACTACAAGGGCGTAATGACA tgtgATGATGAAACTTGCAAATACACCACACGCAGTCTCAACCTCCAGCTGGTTGGTGATTCTGAGAAAGGAACAGTTTGTCCAAACTATCCTCGCTGTAATGGACGTCTCATTAGAAAG TACACTGAAGCAGATTTGTACAAGCAGCTGGCGTATTTCTGCCATTTGTTAGACACTGTACGCTGCATAGAAAAG ATGGAGGGTAGCACTAGACTACCGCTTGAGAGAGAGTTGGCCAAAATTCGGCCGATGGTCCAGTTGGCTGCATCAACTGTTCAAGGGATACGGGATCGTTGTGCCTATGGGTGGGTACAGCTGCAGGATTTTATCATCACAGTCTGA
- the LOC126732786 gene encoding nicotinate phosphoribosyltransferase 1-like isoform X1 → MERATANGPNGAHSGRVGPTNPMVTPLLTDQYQFTMFYAYWKAGKHNERAVFDLYFRRNPFGGEYTIFAGLEECIRFISTFKFTEEEIAFVRESLPPSCEDGFFDYLREIDCSDVEVYAVSEGSVVFPKVPLLRVEGPVAVVQLLETPFLNLINYASLVATNAARHRFVAGKSKILLEFGLRRAQGPDGGIGASKYCYLGGFDATSNVAAGKLFGIPLRGTHSHAFVSSFMSPDEIIDKSLHSSDGSSICEDFVSLVQKWLSKIQWSGSSHGAFGETNQSELAAFTSYALAFPNNFLALVDTYDVIRSGIPNFCAVALALSDLGYKATGIRLDSGDLAYLSCEARKFFVAIENDFGVPGFGKTAITASNDLNEETLDALNKQGHEVDAFGIGTHLVTCFAQPALGCVFKLVEINDQPRIKLSEDVSKVSIPCKKRCFRLYGKEGYPLVDIMTGENEPSPKVGERILCRHPFNESKRAYVVPQRVEELLKCYWPGTSDKAKEDLPPLKEIRKRCMEQLEQMRPDHMRRLNPTPYKQVSVSAKLYDFIHFLWLNEAPVGELQ, encoded by the exons atggagagAGCGACAGCGAACGGTCCGAACGGAGCgcactcgggtcgggttggaccCACCAACCCGATGGTCACGCCTCTCCTCACAGATCAATACCAGTTCACCATGTTCTACGCTTATTGGAAAGCCGGGAAACACAACGAGCGAGCCGT GTTTGACTTATATTTTCGGAGAAACCCCTTTGGCGGTGAATATACGATCTTTGCTGGTTTAGAAGAATGCATAAGATTCATTTCTACTTTCAAATTCACAGAGGAGGAGATTGCTTTTGTCCGGGAATCCTTACCTCCTTCATGTGAG GATGGATTCTTCGACTATCTTAGAGAAATTGACTGTTCTGATGTTGAAGTATATGCTGTTTCAGAGGGATCAGTTGTTTTCCCAAAAGTACCGTTGCTAAGAGTTGAAGGGCCTGTTGCT GTGGTTCAATTGCTGGAAACTCCATTTTTAAATCTTATTAATTATGCGTCATTAGTTGCTACCAATGCTGCAAGGCATCGATTTGTCGCTGGAAAATCAAAAATACTTCTTGAGTTTGGGCTTCGACGTGCTCAG GGACCTGATGGTGGAATAGGGGCATCAAAATATTGCTACCTTGGAGGGTTTGATGCAACAAG CAATGTTGCAGCTGGGAAGTTATTTGGAATACCACTTCGTGGAACACATTCCCATGCCTTTGTTAGCTCATTTATG AGCCCTGATGAGATCATAGATAAATCACTTCATAGCAGTGATGGGTCAAGTATCTGTGAGGATTTTGTAAGTCTAGTCCAGAAATGGTTAAGCAAAATTCAG TGGTCAGGTTCATCACATGGTGCATTTGGTGAGACAAATCAAAGCGAGCTAGCAGCTTTCACATCATATGCCTTGGCATTCCCTAATAACTTTTTAGCTCTTGTAGACACATATGAT GTTATCAGGAGTGGGATCCCAAACTTTTGTGCAGTTGCTTTAGCACTTAGTGATCTGGG GTACAAAGCAACAGGGATTAGGTTGGACTCTGGTGACCTAGCATATTTGTCTTGCGAGGCCCGGAAGTTTTTTGTTGCCATTGAGAACGACTTTGGAGTGCCTGGTTTTGGAAAGACAGCTATAACAGCTAGTAATGACCTCAATGAGGAAACTTTAGATGCTTTAAACAAACAG GGTCATGAGGTTGATGCATTTGGAATAGGAACCCATCTGGTTACATGCTTTGCTCAGCCCGCTTTAGGTTGTGTTTTCAAGCTCGTTGAGATAAATGATCAACCACGCATTAAACTTTCTGAAGATGTCTCAAAG GTCTCTATTCCATGTAAGAAACGGTGTTTCAGGTTGTATGGGAAAGAAGGTTATCCCCTAGTAGACATAATGACGGGGGAAAATGAGCCATCCCCAAAG GTTGGAGAAAGAATCCTTTGTCGTCACCCTTTCAATGAATCTAAGAGAGCATATGTGGTGCCACAGCGTGTTGAGGAGCTTCTGAAGTGTTACTGGCCTGGAACGTCAG ATAAAGCAAAAGAAGATTTACCACCTCTTAAGGAGATCAGGAAACGGTGCATGGAACAACTCGAGCAAATGCGTCCCGACCACATGAGGAGACTGAACCCAACACCATACAAG CAGGTGAGTGTAAGTGCAAAATTGTATGACTTCATTCACTTCCTATGGCTCAACGAGGCACCTGTTGGGGAGCTACAGTAA
- the LOC126732786 gene encoding nicotinate phosphoribosyltransferase 1-like isoform X2, whose protein sequence is MERATANGPNGAHSGRVGPTNPMVTPLLTDQYQFTMFYAYWKAGKHNERAVFDLYFRRNPFGGEYTIFAGLEECIRFISTFKFTEEEIAFVRESLPPSCEDGFFDYLREIDCSDVEVYAVSEGSVVFPKVPLLRVEGPVAVVQLLETPFLNLINYASLVATNAARHRFVAGKSKILLEFGLRRAQGPDGGIGASKYCYLGGFDATSNVAAGKLFGIPLRGTHSHAFVSSFMSPDEIIDKSLHSSDGSSICEDFVSLVQKWLSKIQWSGSSHGAFGETNQSELAAFTSYALAFPNNFLALVDTYDVIRSGIPNFCAVALALSDLGYKATGIRLDSGDLAYLSCEARKFFVAIENDFGVPGFGKTAITASNDLNEETLDALNKQGHEVDAFGIGTHLVTCFAQPALGCVFKLVEINDQPRIKLSEDVSKVSIPCKKRCFRLYGKEGYPLVDIMTGENEPSPKVGERILCRHPFNESKRAYVVPQRVEELLKCYWPGTSDKAKEDLPPLKEIRKRCMEQLEQMRPDHMRRLNPTPYKVSVSAKLYDFIHFLWLNEAPVGELQ, encoded by the exons atggagagAGCGACAGCGAACGGTCCGAACGGAGCgcactcgggtcgggttggaccCACCAACCCGATGGTCACGCCTCTCCTCACAGATCAATACCAGTTCACCATGTTCTACGCTTATTGGAAAGCCGGGAAACACAACGAGCGAGCCGT GTTTGACTTATATTTTCGGAGAAACCCCTTTGGCGGTGAATATACGATCTTTGCTGGTTTAGAAGAATGCATAAGATTCATTTCTACTTTCAAATTCACAGAGGAGGAGATTGCTTTTGTCCGGGAATCCTTACCTCCTTCATGTGAG GATGGATTCTTCGACTATCTTAGAGAAATTGACTGTTCTGATGTTGAAGTATATGCTGTTTCAGAGGGATCAGTTGTTTTCCCAAAAGTACCGTTGCTAAGAGTTGAAGGGCCTGTTGCT GTGGTTCAATTGCTGGAAACTCCATTTTTAAATCTTATTAATTATGCGTCATTAGTTGCTACCAATGCTGCAAGGCATCGATTTGTCGCTGGAAAATCAAAAATACTTCTTGAGTTTGGGCTTCGACGTGCTCAG GGACCTGATGGTGGAATAGGGGCATCAAAATATTGCTACCTTGGAGGGTTTGATGCAACAAG CAATGTTGCAGCTGGGAAGTTATTTGGAATACCACTTCGTGGAACACATTCCCATGCCTTTGTTAGCTCATTTATG AGCCCTGATGAGATCATAGATAAATCACTTCATAGCAGTGATGGGTCAAGTATCTGTGAGGATTTTGTAAGTCTAGTCCAGAAATGGTTAAGCAAAATTCAG TGGTCAGGTTCATCACATGGTGCATTTGGTGAGACAAATCAAAGCGAGCTAGCAGCTTTCACATCATATGCCTTGGCATTCCCTAATAACTTTTTAGCTCTTGTAGACACATATGAT GTTATCAGGAGTGGGATCCCAAACTTTTGTGCAGTTGCTTTAGCACTTAGTGATCTGGG GTACAAAGCAACAGGGATTAGGTTGGACTCTGGTGACCTAGCATATTTGTCTTGCGAGGCCCGGAAGTTTTTTGTTGCCATTGAGAACGACTTTGGAGTGCCTGGTTTTGGAAAGACAGCTATAACAGCTAGTAATGACCTCAATGAGGAAACTTTAGATGCTTTAAACAAACAG GGTCATGAGGTTGATGCATTTGGAATAGGAACCCATCTGGTTACATGCTTTGCTCAGCCCGCTTTAGGTTGTGTTTTCAAGCTCGTTGAGATAAATGATCAACCACGCATTAAACTTTCTGAAGATGTCTCAAAG GTCTCTATTCCATGTAAGAAACGGTGTTTCAGGTTGTATGGGAAAGAAGGTTATCCCCTAGTAGACATAATGACGGGGGAAAATGAGCCATCCCCAAAG GTTGGAGAAAGAATCCTTTGTCGTCACCCTTTCAATGAATCTAAGAGAGCATATGTGGTGCCACAGCGTGTTGAGGAGCTTCTGAAGTGTTACTGGCCTGGAACGTCAG ATAAAGCAAAAGAAGATTTACCACCTCTTAAGGAGATCAGGAAACGGTGCATGGAACAACTCGAGCAAATGCGTCCCGACCACATGAGGAGACTGAACCCAACACCATACAAG GTGAGTGTAAGTGCAAAATTGTATGACTTCATTCACTTCCTATGGCTCAACGAGGCACCTGTTGGGGAGCTACAGTAA